The following proteins are co-located in the Silene latifolia isolate original U9 population chromosome 1, ASM4854445v1, whole genome shotgun sequence genome:
- the LOC141644829 gene encoding uncharacterized protein LOC141644829, protein MDFIVRDDMGEWRVTGFYGWPTVLDRHLSWRLLRILSRQSTLPWVILGDFNEVLFANEMKGGSRAQWQMNNFREAVDECGLSDVQFKGYAFTWDNGQAGEANRQIRIDRAMATCGLKEKFPYARLIHLGREWSDHSPIKLLLDRWVGMSDTVRKFRFEHIWVREDGCEGVVQHGFDRGGWDLMEALSECASELQAWKKVSIGKVVKVIATKRRQLARLN, encoded by the coding sequence ATGGACTTCATTGTTCGTGATGATATGGGTGAATGGAGAGTGACGGGTTTCTATGGGTGGCCAACGGTGTTAGATAGGCATCTTTCGTGGAGATTACTTCGAATTCTAAGTAGGCAGTCCACTCTCCCTTGGGTTATCCTCGGTGATTTTAATGAAGTTCTTTTTGCGAATGAGATGAAGGGAGGATCGCGAGCTCAGTGGCAGATGAATAACTTTCGGGAGGCGGTTGATGAGTGCGGGTTGTCAGATGTCCAGTTCAAGGGGTATGCGTTTACTTGGGATAATGGGCAAGCGGGGGAAGCTAATAGACAGATTAGGATTGATCGAGCTATGGCAACATGTGGATTGAAGGAGAAGTTCCCGTATGCTAGGTTGATCCATCTAGGGCGTGAGTGGTCTGATCATTCCCCTATTAAGCTTCTACTTGATAGGTGGGTTGGAATGAGTGATACGGTAAGGAAGTTTCGCTTCGAGCATATATGGGTGAGGGAGGATGGCTGTGAGGGTGTGGTGCAACATGGTTTTGACCGTGGGGGATGGGACCTTATGGAGGCTCTAAGTGAGTGTGCTAGTGAGCTGCAAGCATGGAAGAAAGTTAGCATAGGAAAGGTGGTGAAGGTTATTGCAACAAAAAGGAGACAACTTGCTCGTTTAAATTAA
- the LOC141644813 gene encoding putative mitochondrial protein AtMg00310, with product MGGLGFRDFHKMNQALLGKQAWRLLTSQNCLWARLMQSKYYQGKSFLEAEMGGNPSYTWRGILGAREVILKGLRRRIGYGGDTYVWRDAWMPDTQTGMVVSPCVGGNPMMCVADLMTNEGRAWDEK from the coding sequence ATGGGAGGTTTGGGTTTTAGAGACTTTCATAAGATGAATCAAGCTCTCCTGGGGAAACAAGCATGGAGGCTGCTTACGTCTCAAAATTGTTTATGGGCCCGATTGATGCAGAGTAAATATTACCAAGGGAAGTCGTTTCTTGAGGCAGAGATGGGTGGTAACCCAAGCTACACATGGCGCGGGATTTTAGGGGCGAGAGAGGTGATATTGAAGGGTTTGAGGCGACGAATAGGTTACGGGGGTGACACCTATGTCTGGCGTGATGCGTGGATGCCAGATACACAAACGGGGATGGTGGTGTCACCGTGTGTGGGAGGTAATCCTATGATGTGTGTGGCTGATTTGATGACAAATGAAGGACGGGCTTGGGATGAAAAGTAG